The following are encoded together in the Lathyrus oleraceus cultivar Zhongwan6 chromosome 3, CAAS_Psat_ZW6_1.0, whole genome shotgun sequence genome:
- the LOC127126572 gene encoding zinc finger protein VAR3, chloroplastic, translated as MGAAVAPKFIFILRHNLRLLPPSFSSHFRYHHRAIFSSISSPFSSLTHSPSLTPKLKLKLKPKASQHFHTQPSSSLGGTHPWPELSRFLAHISSAGYTSTIPPADSFLPPAELSHAEVSSCLAFARDRPNLLRLLSMRDVAAVVEHGTPFLFPGSEDSVSKMKSFVSNGDSTVVDTHKANMVDLMKFMLSYASNCLVSSERNNLYNRNLVESAVRNLFGELFKLSYSAPGPNSFDSVQSQMTGDRLGRTMPHGQNIEMKRGDWICTRCNFMNFARNIKCLECEEARPKRQLTGGEWECPQCDFHNYRRNVTCLRCDCKRPGQIPLGSTNTTSHPGYGNGNNSNPSNIDARLAANEEKAQRWFSKVSQLDNSSDINSVVDDEDFPEIMPLRKGVNRFVVSTRKTPLERRLTNAQYKRNLGNNDTPGVEDFKTGESVKSHNTLDDILGRSSGLPQSDFKNMGAEQNFIRERPPSIASNTSHFDNVKGSNTTTTPPFPSYASSGDNDSTQLSNNSSSENIIEDKEKEQAEKSDRWFRKIAELNDVPNVTSAISDDDFPEIMPMRKGENRFVVSKKKDRSLTTPAYKRRLAMEQSGNTNFVPFVPFPPDYFAKKDKPQADGTDSTDRSNVESSSIPEPAETLSDARARPEQRPEPSSDQSSNNNNHVSSSYGATSSGNSNQGSSQDSVPNLTEKSSAGSASENQSVGTEWTGKSLEGSAVREPDPLDMSEEAKAERWFRRVAQIKDISELSQIPDEDFPSIMPMRKGVNRFVVSKRKTPLERRLTSQQYRRNLPVVSSDPVKRENEGIAEE; from the exons ATGGGCGCCGCCGTCGCCCCAAAGTTCATCTTCATCCTCCGCCACAACCTCCGCCTCCTCCCTCCCTCCTTCTCTTCTCATTTCCGCTACCACCACCGCGCCATCTTTTCTTCCATTTCCTCTCCCTTTTCCTCACTCACTCATTCTCCTTCACTCACTCCCAAACTCAAACTCAAACTCAAACCCAAAGCCTCCCAACACTTTCACACCCAACCTTCATCTTCCCTCGGTGGGACCCACCCATGGCCCGAACTTTCCAGATTTCTCGCACACATATCCTCCGCCGGCTACACATCCACTATTCCTCCCGCCGATTCCTTTCTTCCTCCTGCCGAATTGTCCCATGCCGAGGTCAGTTCCTGCTTGGCTTTTGCTCGAGATAGACCCAACCTTCTCAG GTTGCTTTCTATGAGAGACGTCGCGGCTGTGGTTGAACATGGAACTCCCTTTCTGTTTCCAGGCTCTGAGGATTCCGTTTCGAAGATGAAGTCTTTTGTATCCAACGGTGACTCCACT GTCGTGGACACTCATAAAGCAAATATGGTTGATCTAATGAAATTCATGCTGAGTTATGCAAGTAACTGCTTGGTTTCTTCAGAAAGGAACAATCTCTATAATAGAAATCTTGTTGAATCCGCCGTCCGAAACCTATTTGGTGAACTTTTCAAGCTGAGTTATAGTGCACCTGGACCTAACTCTTTTGATTCAGTGCAAAGTCAAATGACTGGCGATAGACTTGGGCGTACAATGCCTCATGGACAAAACATTGAAATGAAAAGGGGTGATTGGATTTGCACAAG GTGTAATTTTATGAATTTTGCAAGAAATATTAAATGTCTTGAATGTGAGGAAGCAAGGCCAAAAAGACAACTGACTGGAGGAGAATGGGAATGTCCTCA GTGTGATTTCCATAATTATAGGAGGAATGTAACTTGCTTACGGTGTGATTGCAAGCGGCCTGGACAAATACCTTTGGGTTCCACCAATACCACGTCACATCCAGGATATGGTAATGGAAACAATTCTAATCCTTCAAATATTGATGCTAGACTAGCTGCTAATGAAGAAAAGGCACAACGTTGGTTTAGCAAGGTTTCTCAACTGGATAACAGTTCTGATATTAACAGTGTGGTAGACGATGAAGATTTTCCGGAAATAATGCCTTTAAGGAAAGGAGTTAATAGATTTGTTGTAAGCACAAGGAAAACTCCATTAGAGAGGAGGTTGACCAATGCTCAATACAAGAGAAACTTGGGAAATAACGACACTCCCGGAGTTGAGGATTTTAAAACTGGGGAATCTGTCAAGTCCCACAATACTCTGGATGATATTCTAGGCCGCTCATCTGGCCTTCCTCAATCTGACTTTAAAAATATGGGTGCTGAACAAAATTTCATTAGAGAAAGGCCACCTTCAATTGCCAGCAATACTTCCCATTTCGACAATGTTAAAGGGAGCAACACTACTACTACTCCCCCCTTTCCATCATATGCAAGTTCTGGTGACAATGACAGTACACAACTTTCTAATAATTCTTCAAGTGAAAATATCATCGAGGATAAGGAGAAAGAGCAAGCTGAAAAATCTGATAGATGGTTTAGAAAGATTGCGGAGCTGAATGATGTTCCAAATGTTACAAGTGCAATATCCGATGATGATTTCCCTGAAATAATGCCGATGCGTAAAGGAGAAAACAGATTTGTTGTTAGCAAGAAAAAAGATCGGTCTTTGACAACACCGGCATATAAGAGACGTTTGGCCATGGAGCAATCTGGCAATACCAACTTCGTCCCTTTTGTACCCTTCCCACCAGATTACTTTGCCAAAAAGGACAAGCCACAGGCAGATGGGACAGACTCAACAGATAGGTCCAATGTTGAATCATCCTCAATACCTGAACCAGCTGAGACGTTGAGTGACGCTAGAGCTAGACCTGAACAGAGGCCAGAACCTTCTTCTGATCAGAGttcaaataataataatcatGTTAGCTCTAGCTATGGGGCTACAAGCAGTGGAAATTCAAACCAGGGTTCCAGTCAAGATAGTGTGCCGAATTTGACAGAGAAGTCATCCGCAGGCTCGGCATCTGAGAACCAGAGTGTTGGAACAGAATGGACAGGGAAGAGTTTAGAGGGGTCAGCGGTCAGAGAACCTGATCCCTTGGACATGTCAGAGGAGGCGAAGGCAGAGAGATGGTTTCGTCGTGTTGCACAGATAAAGGATATCTCTGAGCTCAGTCAGATTCCAGACGAAGATTTTCCTTCAATAATGCCTATGCGTAAAGGGGTGAACAGATTTGTTGTGAGTAAGAGGAAAACGCCATTGGAAAGGAGATTGACATCTCAGCAGTACCGAAGAAATCTTCCAGTTGTGAGCTCAGATCCTGTTAAGAGAGAAAATGAAGGTATAGCTGAAGAGTAG
- the LOC127126573 gene encoding frataxin, mitochondrial, whose product MMVSKVLLQRRLFRFLQLSSPSLCSFSSSFSISGSPFHSVEATEIVGHSTFFRSFCSQKSNLVVESHGPAPIDYSSLLQEAEFHRLAESTIQGLQEKFEDYGDSIELDGFDIDYGNDVLTVKLGELGTYVLNKQTPNRQLWLSSPVSGPSRFDWDQDTKAWIYRRNKAKLYKILEDELEQLCGKPIVLS is encoded by the exons ATGATGGTCTCCAAGGTGCTTTTGCAGAGAAGGCTCTTCAGGTTCTTGCAACTGTCATCACCCTCCTTGTGCtcattttcttcttcattttctaTTAGTGGGTCTCCATTCCATTCTGTGGAAGCAACCGAAATCGTGGGTCATTCAACTTTTTTTAGAAGCTTCTGCTCTCAAAAGTCCAATCTTGTTGTTGAATCTCATGGCCCTGCACCTATTGATTACAG TTCGCTACTGCAGGAGGCTGAATTCCATAGACTCGCCGAGTCCACAATACAAGGCCTTCAAGAGAAATTTGAG GATTATGGAGACTCTATTGAGCTTGATGGATTTGACATAGACTATGGG AATGATGTTTTGACTGTCAAACTCGGGGAACTGGGCACTTATGTATTGAACAAACAAACACCAAATAGACAACTTTGGCTGTCTTCGCCAGTGAG TGGCCCGTCTAGGTTTGATTGGGATCAGGATACTAAAGCTTGGATTTATAGGCGGAACAAAGCAAAGTTATATAAAATTTTAGAAGATGAGTTGGAGCAGCTGTGTGGCAAACCTATTGTTCTTTCCTAA